A window from Pokkaliibacter sp. MBI-7 encodes these proteins:
- a CDS encoding AMP-binding protein gives MNAAATAVTVQPAEWPNPEGYQSIPEVLNHACKKYAERPAYTCFGHALSYAEWDRLAGNFASYIQHHTDLKPGDRIAIQLPNLLQYPVVLLGAMRAGLIVVNTNPLYTSTEMQHQFADSGAKALVIHRCMASKAEPILADTQIRHVITTEIGDLHPWPKRALLNAAVKYIKKMQPPYHLANEVPLREALDKGAGQAWREVRVHRHDTVMLQYTGGTTGVAKGAMLTHDNLIANMSQVKTRLSSVLTDSSMTFVAPLPLYHIYAFTMHCMSLGSAGHHSLLITNPRDIAGFIKELKKWHIQGFVGLNTLFVALCDNAEFRQLDFSQLVLTSSGGMALSHAVAERWQSITGCPILEGYGLTETSPVVSFNPPDNNQLGTIGLPVEWTDCRLLDNDGRDVLPGMPGELCVRGPQVMKGYWQRPEETTNVLTAEGYIRTGDIAVRQEDGFLRIVDRRKDMIIVSGFNVYPNEVEDALMEHPDVVECAAVGMPDEKSGEAIKVFVVRRNPTLNEEVLRTFCLERLTRYKVPKQIVFRDELPKSNVGKILRRALRDSDQQRIAS, from the coding sequence ATGAACGCTGCCGCGACCGCAGTGACGGTGCAGCCCGCTGAATGGCCGAATCCGGAAGGATATCAGTCTATTCCCGAGGTGCTGAACCATGCCTGTAAGAAGTACGCCGAGCGCCCGGCCTATACCTGCTTCGGTCATGCTCTGAGCTATGCCGAATGGGACCGGCTGGCGGGTAACTTCGCGTCCTACATTCAGCATCATACCGACCTCAAACCCGGTGATCGCATTGCTATCCAGCTGCCTAACCTGCTGCAGTATCCGGTCGTATTGCTGGGAGCCATGCGGGCGGGGCTGATCGTGGTCAACACCAACCCGTTGTATACCTCGACCGAGATGCAGCACCAGTTTGCCGACAGCGGTGCTAAGGCGCTGGTCATTCACCGCTGTATGGCCAGCAAGGCCGAGCCGATACTCGCTGACACCCAGATTCGCCATGTGATTACCACCGAAATAGGGGATCTGCACCCCTGGCCCAAACGGGCGCTGCTCAATGCGGCAGTCAAATACATCAAGAAAATGCAGCCTCCTTATCACCTGGCCAACGAGGTGCCCCTGCGTGAGGCACTGGATAAAGGCGCAGGTCAGGCGTGGCGTGAGGTCCGGGTCCATCGCCATGACACCGTTATGCTGCAGTACACAGGCGGTACTACAGGTGTGGCCAAGGGCGCGATGCTGACCCATGACAACCTGATTGCCAACATGAGTCAGGTCAAGACCCGTCTTAGCAGTGTCCTGACCGACAGTTCCATGACCTTTGTCGCGCCATTGCCGCTGTACCATATCTACGCCTTTACCATGCACTGCATGTCTCTCGGTTCGGCGGGGCACCACAGCCTGCTGATCACCAATCCGCGTGATATTGCGGGCTTTATCAAAGAGCTGAAAAAGTGGCATATCCAGGGCTTTGTCGGTCTTAACACCCTGTTTGTCGCGCTGTGTGACAACGCCGAATTTCGCCAGCTGGACTTTTCCCAGCTGGTACTGACGTCCTCCGGTGGCATGGCGCTGTCCCATGCGGTAGCGGAGCGCTGGCAGAGCATCACCGGCTGCCCGATTCTGGAAGGCTATGGCCTGACGGAAACCTCACCGGTGGTCAGCTTCAATCCGCCCGACAACAACCAGCTGGGCACCATCGGGTTGCCGGTAGAGTGGACTGACTGTCGCCTGCTCGACAACGATGGCCGCGATGTGCTGCCGGGCATGCCCGGTGAGCTGTGCGTACGTGGTCCGCAGGTGATGAAGGGCTACTGGCAGCGGCCGGAAGAAACCACCAATGTGCTGACGGCGGAAGGGTATATCCGCACCGGCGACATTGCGGTGCGGCAGGAGGACGGCTTTCTGCGCATCGTTGATCGCCGCAAGGACATGATCATCGTGTCCGGATTCAACGTTTACCCCAATGAAGTGGAAGATGCCCTGATGGAGCATCCTGATGTAGTCGAGTGTGCTGCGGTGGGGATGCCGGATGAAAAGAGCGGTGAGGCCATCAAGGTATTTGTGGTGCGACGCAATCCGACCCTGAACGAGGAAGTGCTGAGAACATTCTGTTTAGAGCGTCTTACTCGCTATAAGGTGCCTAAGCAGATAGTCTTCCGGGATGAATTGCCCAAGTCCAATGTGGGCAAGATCCTGCGGCGAGCATTGCGTGATTCCGATCAGCAACGTATCGCCAGTTGA
- a CDS encoding FUSC family protein, with protein sequence MLKALLSAHFARDNVIFAIKMFIASMLALYISLAMSLERPAWAMATVYIVASPLSGAVASKGIFRILGTIAGGAMAIAIVTSLVNSPELMSLAMACWVGFCLFVSLQDRTPRSYFFMLSGYTAAIIAFPVVDNPQQVFITAVARMEEIILGIVCVTLVSHLIFPRHIGPVLAGRIDGALATLSKAARDILAPHKGDISVVEDVKRLAASISELHGLAIHLNYEPSSLRGMTRPLQALQHQMVLLLPVLLEINDRINQLRSLELKAPQPLRELLDDILQWLESSHRRDLTRSAEFIRRIRVVEQDCVRESPWLTAMELSALSALRTFIERYAQCCQMWLDIRSGNIDMDRYPLGDSKGRFDLHRDRGAAMRSGIAAVISVGLACAFWYVSAWNMGGTFAMMAAVGSSILASMDNPVPAMLSFVRYTVASLFFVFIYVCGVFPAIDGFPLLVLALAPVYLWFGSMLFNPANTLTALPILVNTAMLLNITNNETLDMAALANSAAAMVLGFLLPALVISFISAMTAEHSAWRLLRHSWRDLAEAARGEHLYSAEHFTRTMLDRIGLLSARLASAPRLTASAQTIWGESALGTRLTILQRLHPELPPLMQGQLQRLQGNIHDYYAAKGEGRKADPRLLDGSLAEHLVEQLLQLPVTASRRQAMLMLVGVKRCLALIQQAELNSQAAPTVV encoded by the coding sequence ATGCTGAAAGCCTTGCTGTCTGCTCATTTCGCCAGAGACAACGTGATCTTTGCCATCAAGATGTTCATTGCCTCCATGCTGGCCTTGTATATCTCTCTGGCGATGAGCCTTGAGCGCCCGGCGTGGGCCATGGCCACGGTGTATATCGTCGCCAGTCCGCTGTCCGGTGCGGTAGCCTCCAAGGGCATCTTCCGTATTCTCGGCACCATCGCCGGCGGCGCTATGGCCATTGCGATTGTGACTTCACTGGTTAACTCGCCGGAGCTGATGTCGCTGGCCATGGCCTGCTGGGTAGGCTTTTGCCTGTTTGTCTCGCTGCAGGACCGCACCCCGCGCAGCTATTTCTTCATGCTGTCTGGCTACACGGCCGCCATCATCGCCTTTCCGGTGGTGGATAACCCGCAGCAGGTATTTATTACCGCCGTGGCGCGGATGGAGGAAATCATCCTCGGCATTGTCTGCGTGACCCTGGTCAGCCACCTCATCTTTCCCCGCCATATCGGCCCGGTGCTGGCCGGCCGTATTGATGGTGCGCTGGCTACCCTGAGCAAGGCCGCACGGGATATTCTGGCGCCGCACAAGGGCGATATCAGTGTAGTGGAAGACGTCAAACGTCTGGCTGCATCCATCAGTGAGCTGCATGGTCTGGCCATTCATCTCAACTATGAGCCGTCCTCCCTGCGCGGTATGACCCGCCCGTTGCAGGCCCTGCAGCATCAGATGGTGCTGCTGCTGCCGGTGCTGCTGGAAATCAACGACCGCATTAATCAGCTGCGCAGTCTGGAACTGAAAGCGCCGCAACCCCTGCGTGAACTGCTGGACGATATTCTGCAGTGGCTGGAGTCCAGCCATCGCCGTGATCTGACCCGGTCGGCTGAGTTTATCCGGCGCATCCGTGTGGTGGAGCAGGACTGTGTGCGTGAGTCACCCTGGCTGACGGCCATGGAACTGAGTGCTCTTTCGGCGCTGCGGACCTTTATCGAACGCTATGCCCAGTGCTGTCAGATGTGGCTGGATATTCGCAGTGGCAATATCGATATGGACCGCTATCCGCTGGGGGACAGCAAGGGGCGTTTTGATCTGCACCGGGATCGCGGGGCGGCCATGCGTTCCGGGATAGCGGCGGTGATCAGCGTGGGTCTGGCCTGTGCGTTCTGGTATGTCAGTGCCTGGAACATGGGCGGTACCTTCGCCATGATGGCGGCGGTAGGCTCGTCCATTCTGGCTTCCATGGATAATCCGGTGCCGGCGATGCTGAGCTTTGTACGCTATACCGTCGCCAGCCTGTTCTTTGTGTTCATTTATGTGTGCGGGGTATTTCCCGCTATTGATGGCTTCCCGCTGCTGGTGCTGGCGTTGGCGCCGGTGTACCTGTGGTTCGGCTCGATGCTGTTCAATCCGGCCAATACCCTGACCGCGTTGCCGATTCTGGTGAATACGGCGATGCTGCTCAATATCACCAATAACGAAACGCTGGACATGGCGGCACTGGCCAATTCTGCCGCTGCCATGGTGCTGGGCTTCCTGCTACCGGCGCTGGTGATCAGCTTTATCAGCGCCATGACCGCCGAGCACAGTGCCTGGCGCTTGCTGCGTCACAGCTGGCGTGATCTGGCGGAGGCGGCACGGGGTGAACATCTGTATTCCGCTGAGCACTTCACCCGCACCATGCTGGATCGTATCGGGCTGTTGTCTGCCCGGCTGGCCAGCGCGCCACGCCTGACGGCGTCGGCCCAGACCATCTGGGGTGAAAGCGCCCTCGGCACCCGCCTGACCATCCTGCAGCGACTGCATCCTGAACTGCCACCGCTGATGCAGGGACAGCTGCAGCGGCTGCAGGGCAATATCCATGATTATTACGCTGCCAAGGGCGAAGGGCGCAAAGCCGACCCGCGCCTGCTGGATGGCAGTCTGGCTGAACATCTGGTGGAGCAGCTGCTGCAGCTGCCCGTCACCGCCAGCCGACGGCAGGCGATGCTGATGCTGGTGGGGGTAAAGCGCTGCCTGGCACTGATTCAGCAGGCGGAACTGAATTCTCAGGCAGCGCCGACGGTGGTGTAA
- a CDS encoding YjgN family protein has protein sequence MTNHDATLTPPSTHGFRFKGTGKEYFGIWIVNVLLSIITLGIYSAWAKVRSKRYFYGNTQLAGDHFEYLATPMQILIGRIIAVAALACWSLLNNLQPVVAGGVALIFACFIPVLAVRNLRFDARVSRFRNVCFDFQGSYAGAYKVMFFYPLLGYLAVALVGGAVGMLSYAGANPILAIVLGSIAGLATMVWAYAWVTAALHRYIMNNYWYGNQAFSAEIQQGQFLRIAMAAALVFVVLAAVLLAVLGVTGVFSLSSLSSLTTGGAESGAGIYTLMIVCYVAFALVGVIISSYSRARVHNYVLSQTRVADLALSSQMPVWGFVGLVLTNVLLTVCTLGLAYPWVRVRSVRYVSEALAVQGDLSLQQVHGSAGQGQVAIADELSNAFNIEVGAF, from the coding sequence GTGACCAATCACGACGCTACTCTCACCCCTCCCTCGACCCATGGCTTCCGCTTCAAAGGTACCGGTAAGGAGTATTTCGGTATCTGGATTGTGAATGTGCTGCTGTCGATCATCACGCTGGGTATTTACTCCGCCTGGGCCAAGGTACGCAGCAAACGCTATTTCTATGGCAACACCCAGCTGGCGGGTGATCATTTTGAGTATCTGGCGACGCCGATGCAGATTCTGATCGGGCGTATTATCGCGGTCGCCGCCCTGGCCTGCTGGAGCCTGCTCAATAACCTGCAGCCTGTGGTCGCCGGGGGAGTGGCTCTGATCTTTGCCTGCTTTATTCCCGTACTGGCGGTACGTAATCTGCGCTTTGATGCCCGTGTGTCGCGTTTCCGTAATGTCTGCTTTGATTTTCAGGGTAGCTATGCCGGGGCATATAAGGTGATGTTTTTCTATCCGCTGCTGGGTTATCTGGCAGTTGCTCTGGTGGGCGGCGCCGTAGGTATGCTGTCTTATGCCGGTGCCAATCCGATACTGGCTATCGTGCTGGGCAGTATTGCCGGTCTGGCCACCATGGTATGGGCCTATGCCTGGGTCACTGCCGCTTTGCACCGTTACATCATGAATAACTACTGGTACGGCAATCAGGCTTTTTCTGCCGAGATCCAGCAAGGGCAGTTTCTCAGGATTGCAATGGCCGCAGCACTGGTGTTTGTGGTGCTGGCAGCGGTGCTACTGGCCGTGCTGGGTGTGACCGGAGTGTTTTCCCTGAGTAGTCTGTCCAGCCTGACGACCGGGGGTGCTGAGTCGGGTGCCGGTATCTATACCCTGATGATCGTCTGTTACGTCGCCTTCGCGCTGGTGGGAGTGATCATCAGCAGCTACAGCCGTGCGCGGGTGCATAACTATGTGCTGTCACAGACCCGGGTGGCGGATCTGGCACTATCGTCACAGATGCCCGTCTGGGGCTTTGTCGGTCTGGTGCTGACCAACGTGCTGCTGACTGTCTGCACGCTGGGGCTGGCCTATCCGTGGGTTCGTGTACGCAGTGTGCGCTATGTCAGCGAAGCGCTGGCGGTGCAGGGTGATCTGTCGCTGCAGCAGGTGCATGGCAGCGCCGGACAGGGGCAGGTGGCTATTGCCGATGAGCTGAGCAATGCCTTCAATATTGAAGTCGGTGCCTTCTGA
- a CDS encoding enoyl-CoA hydratase-related protein codes for MSDQISVSREAGIIRIQLNRPDKKNALTFAMYQAMTSALLQAADEDVRAVLISGCADSFTSGNDIGDFVAAASRDSDDIRIPLDFLQALAACPVPVVAAVNGLAIGIGTSLLLHCDYVLASDSARLQMPFVRLGLVPEGCTSLLIPQLLGQRLAFELLVLGNGIDAERAAQLGIVNQVVSAEQLLPAAEAVLAQISQLPPQAVRLSKQMLKSAQAETVSAVIESEGQLFKQRLSSREAQAAFAAFAQRSAK; via the coding sequence ATGAGCGACCAGATCAGTGTCAGCCGGGAAGCAGGCATCATCCGCATCCAGCTCAATCGCCCGGATAAAAAGAACGCGCTGACGTTTGCCATGTATCAGGCCATGACCAGCGCGCTGCTGCAGGCGGCCGATGAGGACGTGCGGGCGGTGCTGATCAGCGGTTGCGCTGACAGCTTTACCAGCGGCAATGACATTGGCGACTTCGTAGCGGCGGCCAGCCGGGACTCCGACGACATTCGCATCCCACTGGACTTTCTCCAGGCGCTGGCAGCCTGCCCGGTGCCGGTGGTCGCTGCCGTCAACGGCCTCGCTATTGGTATTGGTACCTCTCTGCTGTTGCACTGTGACTATGTACTGGCCAGTGACAGCGCGCGGTTACAGATGCCTTTTGTGCGTCTTGGGCTGGTGCCAGAAGGCTGCACCAGTTTGTTGATTCCGCAACTGCTGGGCCAGCGTCTGGCGTTCGAGCTGCTGGTGCTGGGCAATGGCATTGATGCCGAGCGGGCTGCACAGCTGGGGATCGTTAATCAGGTGGTGTCAGCAGAGCAGTTGTTGCCGGCAGCAGAGGCTGTGCTGGCGCAGATCAGTCAGCTGCCGCCGCAGGCTGTGCGGCTAAGCAAACAGATGCTTAAAAGCGCGCAGGCCGAAACCGTGTCCGCAGTGATCGAGTCCGAAGGGCAGCTGTTCAAGCAGCGCCTGTCCTCCCGCGAGGCTCAGGCCGCCTTTGCCGCCTTTGCCCAGCGTTCGGCGAAGTAA
- a CDS encoding HlyD family secretion protein: protein MNTVMAVIRVILTLVVVALACLCAWQLWSYYMQSPWTRDGRIRADVVEVAPDVAGLVDQVVVKDNQEVKAGDVLFVLDQKRYQLAVQQAEAALKSAEAQLGQARRDQARYDSLSNQVVARQQKDQVSTANLSAQAQYAEAEAELALAQLNLARTVVKAAVNGIVTNFSLRPGNYVSAGKAVAALVDTDSYYVNGYFEETKLERIHIGDKVSIVPMGDHLTLNGRVESIAAGIEDRERSSSSNLLANINPTFSWVRLAQRVPVRIALDKDDAAKVRLLAGRTVTVRVLSE, encoded by the coding sequence ATGAATACGGTTATGGCGGTGATCCGCGTCATTCTGACGCTGGTAGTGGTAGCGTTGGCCTGTCTCTGTGCCTGGCAGTTGTGGAGCTACTACATGCAGTCGCCCTGGACCCGCGATGGCCGCATCCGTGCCGACGTGGTGGAGGTGGCGCCTGATGTAGCTGGTCTGGTAGATCAGGTGGTGGTGAAGGATAACCAGGAAGTGAAGGCCGGCGACGTCCTCTTTGTGCTCGACCAGAAACGCTATCAGCTGGCGGTACAGCAGGCGGAAGCGGCACTGAAAAGTGCCGAGGCGCAGCTCGGCCAGGCACGGCGTGATCAGGCGCGTTATGACAGCCTGAGTAATCAGGTGGTGGCCCGTCAGCAGAAGGATCAGGTCAGCACGGCCAATCTGTCGGCGCAGGCGCAATATGCCGAGGCAGAGGCTGAACTGGCACTGGCCCAGCTCAATCTGGCGCGTACCGTGGTCAAGGCAGCGGTCAATGGCATCGTCACCAACTTCTCCCTGCGTCCGGGTAACTATGTCAGTGCCGGCAAGGCGGTGGCCGCGCTGGTGGATACCGATTCCTACTACGTCAACGGCTATTTTGAAGAAACCAAGCTGGAACGCATCCATATCGGCGACAAGGTCAGTATCGTGCCCATGGGCGATCACCTGACCCTGAACGGCAGGGTAGAAAGCATCGCTGCCGGTATCGAAGACCGGGAGCGCAGCAGCAGCTCTAACCTGCTGGCCAACATCAACCCCACCTTCAGCTGGGTGCGACTGGCGCAGCGGGTGCCGGTACGTATTGCGCTGGACAAGGACGATGCCGCCAAGGTGCGCCTGCTGGCGGGGCGGACCGTAACGGTGCGGGTGCTCTCTGAATAA
- a CDS encoding DUF1656 domain-containing protein — MTGESDIYGVFVPSLLVLVVVTYILHRLLGWGLAKTSVYKWVWHPALFDLGRYVVLLWVVDRVLRQGVSL, encoded by the coding sequence ATGACGGGTGAGTCGGATATCTATGGTGTGTTTGTGCCCAGTCTGCTGGTGCTGGTGGTGGTGACCTATATTCTCCACCGCCTGCTTGGCTGGGGGCTGGCGAAAACCAGTGTGTATAAGTGGGTCTGGCATCCGGCGCTGTTTGATCTGGGCCGTTATGTGGTGCTGTTGTGGGTGGTAGACCGGGTATTACGACAAGGGGTGAGCCTATGA
- a CDS encoding SCP2 sterol-binding domain-containing protein, whose protein sequence is MKRLIKKAAASPALVQGLMGNAVGRWLVQRLLASQQRAYAARKARKAELRVEPAAAVETVVEPAPAAIAITPEMLAVEAITRAPATLTDIPNNNDRYHEDTPMSAIAALFQSMQSRFNAQAAAGLDAVFQFELTDGDTTHIVIENQTCQVVDGEHDDPTVTLIMDSDTLQQVMTGELDGMQAFMTGRIRADGNIMLATKLNNLFPLD, encoded by the coding sequence GTGAAGCGATTGATTAAAAAGGCCGCAGCCAGTCCGGCGCTGGTGCAGGGGCTGATGGGCAATGCCGTTGGCCGTTGGCTGGTGCAGCGCCTGCTGGCTTCTCAGCAGCGCGCCTATGCGGCCAGAAAGGCACGTAAGGCCGAGCTTAGGGTGGAGCCCGCTGCCGCAGTGGAGACCGTTGTCGAGCCTGCCCCGGCAGCCATTGCCATCACGCCGGAAATGCTGGCGGTGGAAGCCATCACCCGTGCGCCCGCTACCCTGACCGATATTCCGAATAATAATGACCGTTACCACGAGGATACCCCCATGTCTGCTATCGCCGCCCTGTTTCAGTCTATGCAGAGCCGTTTTAATGCCCAGGCCGCTGCCGGCTTGGATGCTGTTTTCCAGTTCGAGCTGACCGATGGTGATACCACCCATATCGTGATTGAAAACCAGACCTGCCAGGTGGTGGACGGTGAGCATGATGATCCTACCGTTACCCTGATCATGGACAGCGATACCCTGCAGCAGGTGATGACCGGTGAGCTGGACGGCATGCAGGCCTTTATGACCGGCCGCATTCGTGCCGATGGCAACATCATGCTGGCAACCAAGCTCAACAACCTGTTTCCCCTCGACTGA
- a CDS encoding M48 family metallopeptidase codes for MHVVSGHLLEPGAAARHPAQLHCDQHALALHSEVKSTECGWHAVQVSDDLGSLPRTLTFSDGWIFTPQDVPAFNQLLHQLRGRSWLQRLEGSLRWILLAMIVTVVSGFAVYRYGVPWLSRAIAPHMPISVLELMGKQTQVVLDHAGFTPTQLTVQRQQQLQQAFAQLLAELQQQHMAFRVPPKLVFRSFEQGPNAFALPDGTVVLTDQMVALARNDRQLQGVLLHELGHLYHHHMMTRLVQSSILSVAAAMMIGDGSGVADTLSGAGVFLMTMSYSRDHEREADAFAASVLMTQDHNTEALASLYRLLLADKKEGAVPVWLSTHPGLQERIEALQQARE; via the coding sequence ATGCATGTTGTCAGTGGTCATCTGCTGGAGCCGGGGGCCGCTGCCCGGCATCCGGCGCAGCTGCACTGCGATCAGCACGCACTGGCCCTGCATAGTGAGGTGAAGAGCACGGAGTGTGGCTGGCATGCGGTGCAGGTGTCGGACGATCTGGGCTCGCTGCCCAGAACCCTGACGTTCAGTGATGGCTGGATTTTCACTCCGCAGGATGTGCCCGCCTTCAATCAGCTGTTGCATCAGTTACGCGGCCGTTCCTGGCTGCAGCGCCTAGAGGGTAGTCTGCGCTGGATTCTGCTGGCGATGATTGTCACCGTCGTTAGCGGCTTTGCGGTCTATCGCTATGGGGTGCCCTGGCTGTCTCGGGCTATTGCGCCCCATATGCCCATCAGCGTGCTCGAACTGATGGGCAAGCAGACGCAGGTGGTGCTGGATCATGCGGGCTTCACTCCAACCCAGCTGACGGTGCAGCGACAACAACAGCTGCAGCAGGCGTTCGCGCAACTGCTGGCAGAGCTGCAGCAACAGCACATGGCGTTCCGCGTGCCACCGAAGCTGGTGTTCCGTTCTTTCGAGCAGGGGCCGAATGCTTTTGCCCTGCCTGATGGGACAGTGGTACTGACCGACCAGATGGTGGCGCTGGCGCGCAATGACCGACAGTTGCAGGGCGTCTTGCTGCATGAGCTGGGGCATCTCTATCACCACCATATGATGACGCGACTGGTACAGAGTTCGATTCTTTCGGTGGCGGCAGCGATGATGATTGGTGATGGCAGCGGCGTGGCAGATACGCTGTCGGGTGCCGGGGTGTTTCTGATGACCATGAGTTATTCCCGCGACCATGAGCGCGAAGCCGATGCCTTTGCTGCCAGCGTGCTGATGACGCAGGATCACAACACCGAGGCGCTGGCCAGTCTGTACAGGCTGCTGCTGGCGGATAAAAAGGAAGGGGCGGTGCCCGTCTGGCTCAGCACTCATCCTGGCTTGCAGGAGCGGATCGAGGCATTGCAGCAGGCCCGGGAGTAA
- a CDS encoding nitronate monooxygenase family protein, producing the protein MALPDAFQHLSLPLISAPMFLVSGPELVIEACKAGVIGTFPALNQRSSEGFEEWLQTIRSALDEFEASTGRKAAPFGVNLIVHQSNPRLQADLALCAKYRVPLIITSLGAVAELVDAVHGYGGVVFHDVINVRHAKKAASAGVDGLIAVCAGAGGHAGTLSPFALVGEIRQFFDKTVILSGCLSSGQDIATAQMLGADMAYMGTRFINTRESQATDDYKDMIVASAAGDIVYTQEISGVPANFLRPSLVAAGLDPDNLAPKKDIDFGKELQAPKDGAKAWKTIWSAGQGVANIHDVPTVAELVQRLQDEYQAAGERFSRLSQRYGVAAGEGIAEGAAL; encoded by the coding sequence ATGGCCCTGCCTGATGCATTTCAACACCTGAGCCTGCCGCTGATTTCAGCCCCGATGTTTCTGGTCTCTGGCCCTGAGCTGGTGATCGAAGCCTGTAAGGCGGGCGTGATTGGTACCTTCCCGGCGCTCAATCAGCGCAGCAGTGAAGGGTTTGAGGAGTGGTTGCAGACCATCCGCTCGGCGCTGGATGAGTTTGAAGCCAGCACGGGCCGCAAGGCCGCCCCCTTTGGCGTCAACCTCATCGTGCATCAGAGCAACCCGCGTCTGCAGGCCGATCTGGCGCTGTGTGCCAAATACCGGGTGCCGCTGATCATCACGTCGCTGGGCGCGGTGGCGGAGCTGGTGGACGCCGTGCATGGCTACGGCGGTGTGGTGTTCCATGATGTGATTAATGTGCGTCATGCCAAAAAGGCAGCGTCAGCAGGCGTTGATGGTCTGATTGCGGTGTGTGCCGGAGCCGGTGGTCATGCGGGCACCCTCAGCCCCTTCGCGCTGGTGGGTGAGATTCGCCAGTTCTTCGACAAAACCGTCATCCTGTCAGGCTGCCTGTCCAGCGGGCAGGATATTGCCACAGCGCAGATGCTGGGCGCTGATATGGCCTACATGGGCACCCGTTTTATCAATACCCGTGAAAGTCAGGCGACGGACGATTACAAAGACATGATCGTTGCCTCGGCCGCCGGTGACATTGTCTACACCCAGGAAATCTCCGGCGTTCCGGCCAACTTCCTGCGCCCCAGTCTGGTGGCTGCCGGGCTTGATCCAGACAATCTGGCGCCGAAGAAAGACATCGATTTTGGCAAGGAGCTGCAGGCACCCAAAGACGGTGCCAAGGCCTGGAAGACCATCTGGTCTGCCGGGCAGGGCGTGGCCAACATTCACGATGTGCCGACCGTGGCCGAGCTGGTGCAGCGGTTACAGGATGAATATCAGGCGGCGGGCGAGCGCTTCAGTCGTCTGAGCCAGCGCTATGGTGTGGCGGCAGGCGAGGGCATCGCTGAAGGAGCAGCGCTATGA
- a CDS encoding DUF2889 domain-containing protein, whose translation MALSQAAPRRLMHTRDVRCQGFLREDGLWDIEGLMQDIKTDETPSPGRSAGRVAAGDPFHLMRVRMTVDLDLLIHAIEVEIASSPFDGCPNISDSYQQLVGTRIGKGWSRVMKERVGGVQGCTHVSELLVPMATTAFQTTWHARQQLQEGGDGKSSGNGLVNTCYSWSENGEAVRRFIPHRFIEAEQNT comes from the coding sequence ATGGCGTTGTCGCAAGCCGCGCCGCGGCGACTGATGCATACCCGTGATGTTCGTTGCCAGGGATTTTTGCGTGAAGACGGTCTGTGGGATATCGAAGGCTTGATGCAGGACATCAAAACCGATGAAACCCCCAGCCCCGGCCGTTCTGCCGGACGCGTTGCCGCCGGTGACCCCTTTCACCTGATGCGGGTGCGGATGACAGTGGATCTGGATCTGCTGATTCATGCCATTGAAGTGGAGATAGCTTCTTCACCCTTCGATGGCTGCCCGAATATCAGTGACTCCTATCAGCAGCTGGTAGGCACCCGTATCGGCAAGGGCTGGAGCCGGGTCATGAAAGAGCGGGTAGGGGGCGTGCAGGGCTGCACCCATGTCAGCGAACTGCTGGTGCCGATGGCGACCACGGCATTTCAGACCACCTGGCATGCACGCCAGCAGCTGCAGGAAGGTGGTGATGGCAAGTCATCCGGCAATGGTCTGGTCAACACCTGCTACAGCTGGTCGGAGAATGGCGAAGCTGTAAGACGTTTTATCCCTCACCGCTTTATCGAAGCTGAACAGAACACCTGA